A DNA window from Panthera tigris isolate Pti1 chromosome X, P.tigris_Pti1_mat1.1, whole genome shotgun sequence contains the following coding sequences:
- the CT55 gene encoding cancer/testis antigen 55 codes for MLRFISKALAFFRRRVDSSEAEKKQHVKLLEGDTTLKTVQGAVTKVCKDHGLIDDLIYFSSDVVTDSVFLNVGQKVTAIVEEDKTYGWKAIKVVALCDSCHGNGMSNSYARVSFASITSAEEGADYIDHTTYFSLDVVCKGFEPYQGDRVEVEFSTQSDTLGRRALSVKPLRHKHVHEVYITSLHGRNGVIDDSIFFTLESLKLPVGYTPQISDVVNAVVVESSQSCYMWRAISMTPVKRW; via the exons ATGCTTCGCTTCATTTCCAAGGCTCTTGCCTTCTTCCGTCGGAGGGTGGACTCCTCGGAGGCCGAGAAGAAGCAGCATGTGAAGCTCTTGGAAG GTGACACCACATTAAAAACTGTACAGGGAGCTGTGACAAAGGTCTGTAAGGACCACGGCTTGATTGATGACTTGATCTACTTCAGTAGTGATGTTGTGACTGACAGTGTGTTTCTGAACGTGGGACAAAAAGTCACTGCCATTGTGGAAGAAGATAAAACATATGGATGGAAAGCGATCAAA GTGGTTGCTCTCTGTGATAGTTGCCATGGCAATGGAATGTCCAACTCCTACGCTAGAGTTTCATTTGCCTCTATTACCTCTGCAGAGGAAGGGGCTGACTACATTGATCATACAACTTACTTCTCACTAGATGTTGTTTGTAAAG GTTTTGAGCCTTACCAAGGAGACCGAGTAGAAGTTGAGTTTTCCACCCAATCAGACACGTTGGGCAGAAGAGCCCTGTCGGTGAAGCCTCTGAGACATAAGCATGTGCATGAG GTCTACATTACTAGCCTACATGGAAGAAATGGGGTGATAGATGACAGCATCTTTTTCACCTTGGAATCTCTGAAGCTTCCCGTTGGATACACACCTCAAATATCTGATGTTGTTAATGCTGTCGTGGTGGAGAGCAGTCAGTCCTGCTATATGTGGAGAGCAATCTCCATGACTCCAGTGAAAAGGTGGTAA